A region of Jannaschia sp. W003 DNA encodes the following proteins:
- a CDS encoding fumarylacetoacetate hydrolase family protein — translation MSLAFPLPPIPTLKVEEGGEYAVRRIFCVGRNYAEHTREMGHEPTPEAPFYFTKSPAHMVRADADIPFPPETADYHHEVELAVALGADVFRASEEEAAAAAWAYAVALDMTRRDRQQEGKDRRRPWDLGKDVEASAVVGTLRRDFEPADQRIEMRLNGELRQDGRLSDMIHGVPAIVADLSRFYHLGPGDLILTGTPAGVGKVEAGDAIMARVEGLPPFDLRIGPPL, via the coding sequence ATGTCGCTCGCCTTCCCGCTGCCGCCGATCCCCACGCTCAAGGTCGAGGAGGGGGGCGAGTACGCCGTGCGCCGCATCTTCTGCGTGGGCCGCAACTACGCCGAGCACACCCGCGAGATGGGCCACGAGCCGACCCCCGAGGCGCCGTTCTACTTCACCAAGTCGCCCGCCCACATGGTGCGCGCGGACGCGGACATCCCCTTTCCGCCCGAGACCGCCGACTATCACCACGAGGTGGAGCTGGCCGTGGCTCTGGGCGCTGACGTTTTTCGTGCCTCCGAGGAGGAAGCGGCGGCCGCCGCGTGGGCCTACGCGGTGGCGCTCGACATGACGCGGCGCGACCGCCAGCAGGAGGGCAAGGACCGCCGCCGCCCCTGGGACCTCGGCAAGGACGTGGAGGCCTCCGCTGTTGTCGGCACCCTGCGCCGCGACTTCGAGCCGGCGGACCAGCGCATCGAGATGCGCCTCAACGGCGAGCTGCGCCAGGACGGGCGGCTCTCGGACATGATCCACGGGGTGCCGGCCATCGTCGCCGACCTCTCGCGCTTCTACCACCTCGGGCCGGGCGACCTGATCCTGACGGGCACGCCCGCGGGCGTGGGCAAGGTCGAGGCGGGCGACGCGATCATGGCGCGGGTCGAGGGCCTGCCGCCCTTCGACCTGCGCATCGGCCCGCCGCTCTAG
- a CDS encoding ABC transporter permease: MTATTTDAAPLRARPPRGAAPRPPQKPRAFRRRFGTPRTVIALMLREMSSTYGRSPGGFLWVLLEPIAGIALLTAVFSMALRTPALGSNFPLFYATGVLPYLSFLGLAGKLGLSLRFSRHLLAYPTVTWVDALLARTILNALVDVLVAVLVFGGILLIFDVRVIVDAGAIALAATMGLALAFGVGTMNCFLFMRFPAWQLVFGIAMRPMFFVSGIFFLLESVPMPFRDWLWWNPIAHLVGMMRRGFYASYEAPWVSPLYVFGLSAALCAMAMLLLRRNYQDLLTR; this comes from the coding sequence GTGACGGCCACCACCACCGATGCCGCGCCGCTGCGGGCGCGGCCCCCCCGCGGCGCCGCGCCGCGGCCGCCGCAGAAGCCGCGCGCGTTCCGCCGCCGCTTCGGCACGCCGCGCACCGTGATCGCGCTGATGCTGCGCGAGATGTCGAGCACCTACGGCCGCTCGCCCGGCGGCTTCCTGTGGGTCCTGCTGGAGCCCATCGCCGGCATCGCCCTGCTCACGGCGGTGTTCTCGATGGCGCTGCGGACGCCGGCGCTGGGCTCGAACTTCCCGCTCTTCTACGCCACCGGCGTGCTGCCCTACCTCTCGTTCCTGGGGCTGGCGGGCAAGCTGGGGCTTTCGCTGCGCTTCTCGCGGCATCTGCTGGCCTATCCCACCGTCACCTGGGTCGACGCGCTGCTCGCGCGCACCATCCTCAACGCGCTCGTGGACGTGCTCGTGGCGGTGCTGGTGTTCGGCGGCATCCTCCTGATCTTCGACGTGCGGGTGATCGTGGACGCCGGCGCCATCGCCCTCGCGGCGACGATGGGGCTGGCGCTGGCCTTCGGGGTCGGCACCATGAACTGCTTCCTGTTCATGCGCTTCCCGGCGTGGCAGCTCGTCTTCGGCATCGCCATGCGGCCCATGTTCTTCGTGTCCGGCATCTTCTTCCTGCTGGAGAGCGTGCCGATGCCGTTCCGCGACTGGCTGTGGTGGAACCCGATCGCGCATCTTGTGGGCATGATGCGGCGCGGCTTCTACGCCTCCTACGAGGCGCCCTGGGTCTCGCCGCTCTACGTGTTCGGCCTCTCGGCGGCGCTCTGCGCGATGGCGATGCTGCTCCTGCGGCGCAACTACCAGGACCTGCTGACCCGATGA
- a CDS encoding sugar transporter, which produces MATTPLKTATPEGGEAADRPGPKAVEAPAPAPKPATAAKPIAVAKPARTGTVEPRAFRVAPPVRRARLRKRHLALIFSFLLMVALPTALAGYYLQTRAADQFASYAGFSVQREESSSPLELLGGITNIGSGTSDAEILYDFLNSQALVSELEAELGLSRIWSVPQERDPWFAYDPDGSIEDLLEHWERMIQIGFDGGTGLIDVRVLAFRPEDATAIARALLAHSSAMINALSAAAREDAIRYARQDLDEAEERLKTAREAVTRFRVENRIVDPTTDTATQAGVLATLQGQLTEALIERELLGDGAGASDPRMVAANRRIDVIRERIAQERDDTGSEEGGAALAEVVGEFERLSVEREFAESAYVAALAAYDVARGEARRQTRYLATHVEPTTAETARFPQRGLLLLLVAGFAFLAWTILALAGYSLRDRR; this is translated from the coding sequence TTGGCCACAACGCCCCTCAAGACGGCGACGCCCGAAGGCGGCGAGGCCGCGGACCGTCCCGGCCCGAAGGCCGTGGAGGCCCCCGCCCCCGCCCCGAAGCCCGCCACCGCCGCCAAGCCGATCGCGGTGGCCAAGCCCGCCCGCACCGGCACCGTGGAGCCGCGCGCCTTCCGCGTCGCGCCCCCCGTCCGCCGGGCGCGCCTGCGCAAGCGACATCTCGCGCTGATCTTCTCGTTCCTGCTCATGGTGGCGCTGCCCACCGCGCTGGCGGGCTACTACCTGCAGACCCGCGCCGCCGACCAGTTCGCCTCCTACGCGGGCTTCTCGGTGCAGCGCGAGGAGAGCAGCTCGCCGCTGGAGCTGCTTGGCGGCATCACCAACATCGGCAGCGGCACCTCGGACGCCGAGATCCTCTACGACTTCCTCAACAGCCAGGCGCTGGTGAGCGAGCTGGAGGCGGAGCTGGGCCTGAGCCGCATCTGGTCGGTCCCGCAGGAGCGCGACCCCTGGTTCGCCTACGATCCCGACGGCTCGATCGAGGACCTGCTCGAGCATTGGGAGCGGATGATCCAGATCGGCTTCGACGGCGGAACCGGGCTGATCGACGTGCGCGTGCTGGCGTTCCGCCCCGAGGACGCCACCGCGATCGCGCGGGCGCTGCTGGCGCACTCCTCGGCCATGATCAACGCGCTCAGCGCAGCCGCGCGCGAGGACGCGATCCGCTACGCGCGCCAGGACCTCGACGAGGCCGAGGAGCGCCTGAAGACGGCGCGCGAGGCGGTGACGCGCTTCCGCGTCGAGAACCGCATCGTCGACCCCACCACCGACACCGCCACGCAGGCCGGCGTGCTGGCCACGCTGCAGGGCCAGCTCACCGAGGCCCTGATCGAGCGCGAGCTGCTGGGCGACGGCGCCGGCGCGAGCGATCCGCGCATGGTGGCCGCGAACCGGCGCATCGACGTGATCCGCGAGCGCATCGCCCAGGAGCGCGACGACACCGGCAGCGAGGAGGGCGGCGCCGCGCTGGCCGAGGTGGTGGGCGAGTTCGAGCGCCTCTCGGTGGAGCGCGAGTTCGCCGAGAGCGCCTACGTGGCCGCGCTGGCCGCCTACGACGTGGCCCGCGGCGAGGCGCGGCGCCAGACGCGCTACCTCGCCACCCACGTGGAGCCGACCACCGCCGAGACCGCGCGCTTCCCGCAGCGCGGCCTGCTGCTCCTGCTCGTGGCCGGCTTCGCGTTCCTCGCCTGGACCATCCTCGCTCTCGCCGGCTACTCGCTGCGCGACCGCCGCTAG
- a CDS encoding DMT family transporter: MTTPQGSAATSPLPGILGALAAFALFSVHDVAIKMLGGYAVFQIVFFSVLLTFPLVVMMLLRDDVEGNLRPRHPWWTALRTASTVVTGMCVFYAFTTLPLAQVYAIIFAMPLIITVLSIPVLGERVGPHRWGAVVCGLLGVLVVLRPGGGVELGWGHAAALTGACASALASVIVRKIGREERTAVLLLYPMVANVAAMGVVLPFVYRPMPLGDLGLWAVMAACAFGASLLMIEAYRRADAVLVAPMQYSQILWAALYGWLFFDETVDGGTALGAAIIIASGLYIVFREGRGNSPTRPVRRTRSRPETGTAPRIGPMLSDADRDRSRH; this comes from the coding sequence ATGACCACCCCCCAAGGCTCCGCCGCCACCTCCCCGCTGCCCGGCATCCTCGGCGCCCTCGCGGCCTTCGCGCTGTTCTCGGTGCACGACGTGGCGATCAAGATGCTGGGCGGCTACGCCGTGTTCCAGATCGTGTTCTTCTCGGTCCTGCTGACCTTCCCGCTGGTCGTGATGATGCTGCTGCGCGACGACGTGGAGGGCAACCTGCGGCCGCGGCACCCGTGGTGGACCGCGCTGCGCACCGCCTCCACGGTGGTGACGGGCATGTGCGTGTTCTACGCCTTCACCACGCTGCCCCTCGCGCAGGTCTACGCGATCATCTTCGCGATGCCGCTGATCATCACGGTGCTGTCGATCCCGGTGCTGGGCGAGCGCGTGGGCCCCCACCGCTGGGGCGCGGTGGTCTGCGGTCTCCTGGGCGTGCTGGTGGTGCTGCGCCCCGGCGGCGGGGTGGAGCTGGGCTGGGGCCACGCGGCGGCGCTCACGGGGGCCTGCGCCTCGGCGCTGGCCTCGGTGATCGTGCGCAAGATCGGCCGCGAGGAGCGCACCGCGGTGCTGCTGCTCTACCCGATGGTGGCGAACGTGGCGGCGATGGGGGTCGTGCTGCCCTTCGTGTACCGGCCCATGCCGCTGGGCGACCTCGGCCTCTGGGCCGTCATGGCCGCCTGCGCCTTCGGGGCGAGCCTGCTGATGATCGAGGCCTACCGCCGCGCCGACGCGGTGCTGGTCGCGCCCATGCAGTACAGCCAGATCCTGTGGGCCGCGCTCTACGGCTGGCTGTTCTTCGACGAGACCGTGGACGGCGGCACCGCGCTGGGCGCCGCGATCATCATCGCCTCGGGGCTCTACATCGTGTTCCGCGAGGGCCGCGGCAATTCGCCCACCCGGCCCGTGCGCCGCACCCGCTCGCGCCCCGAGACAGGGACCGCCCCGCGGATCGGCCCGATGCTCTCGGACGCGGATCGCGACAGGTCGCGGCATTAG
- the leuB gene encoding 3-isopropylmalate dehydrogenase — MANTLLILPGDGIGPEVMAEVRRVIDWFGANRALQFEVSEDLVGGAAFDAHGTPLTDATMAKAQEVDAVLLGAVGGPKYDQLDFSEKPERGLLRLRKEMDLFSNLRPAQCFDALADFSSLKRDVVAGLDIMIVRELTSGVYFGEPRGIHREGNERVGINTQRYTESEIARVARSAFELAKRRGNRVCSMEKANVMESGVLWRDVVQEIHDAEYPEVELSHMYADAGAMQLTRWPKQFDVIVTDNLFGDLLSDLAAMLTGSLGMLPSASLGLPMANGRPKALYEPVHGSAPDIAGQGLANPIACILSFAMALRYSFDEGANADLLEGAVQKVLADGVRTADLMGPEGGTPVSTSGMGDAVLAALDAAA, encoded by the coding sequence ATGGCCAACACCCTCCTGATCCTGCCGGGCGACGGCATCGGCCCCGAGGTCATGGCCGAGGTGCGGCGCGTGATCGACTGGTTCGGCGCGAACCGCGCGCTGCAGTTCGAGGTGTCCGAGGACTTGGTCGGCGGCGCCGCCTTCGACGCCCACGGCACGCCTCTGACGGACGCGACGATGGCCAAGGCGCAGGAGGTGGACGCGGTGCTGCTGGGCGCCGTGGGCGGGCCGAAGTACGACCAGTTGGACTTCTCCGAGAAGCCCGAGCGCGGCCTCCTGCGCCTGCGCAAGGAGATGGACCTGTTCTCGAACCTGCGCCCCGCGCAGTGCTTCGACGCGCTGGCGGACTTCTCGTCGCTCAAGCGCGACGTGGTCGCCGGCCTCGACATCATGATCGTGCGCGAGCTGACCTCGGGCGTCTACTTCGGCGAGCCCCGCGGCATCCACCGCGAGGGCAACGAGCGCGTCGGCATCAACACCCAGCGCTACACCGAGAGCGAGATCGCCCGCGTGGCGCGCTCCGCCTTCGAGCTGGCCAAGCGGCGCGGGAACCGCGTCTGCTCCATGGAGAAGGCCAACGTCATGGAATCGGGCGTGCTGTGGCGCGACGTGGTGCAGGAGATCCACGACGCCGAGTACCCCGAGGTGGAGCTCAGCCACATGTACGCCGACGCCGGCGCCATGCAGCTCACGCGCTGGCCCAAGCAGTTCGACGTGATCGTCACCGACAACCTGTTCGGCGACCTCCTGTCGGACCTGGCCGCCATGCTCACCGGCTCGCTGGGGATGCTGCCCTCGGCCTCGCTCGGCCTGCCGATGGCGAACGGCCGGCCCAAGGCGCTCTACGAGCCCGTGCACGGCTCGGCGCCCGACATCGCGGGGCAGGGCCTCGCGAACCCCATCGCCTGCATCCTCTCGTTCGCGATGGCGCTGCGCTACAGCTTCGACGAGGGCGCGAACGCGGACCTCCTGGAAGGCGCGGTCCAGAAGGTGCTCGCCGACGGCGTGCGCACCGCCGACCTCATGGGCCCCGAGGGCGGCACCCCCGTCTCCACGAGCGGGATGGGCGACGCCGTGCTCGCCGCCCTCGACGCCGCCGCCTAG
- a CDS encoding ABC transporter ATP-binding protein yields MIRLIDVTKTYVLNGRRKVVAQNLNATFPSGVSVALLGRNGAGKSSLLRMIGGIQTPSSGEIVSTGSISFPVGFAGSFHPDMTGLQNTRFVGRIYGVDTDELCDFVEDFAELGDHFRLPVRTYSSGMKSRLAFGVSMGIAFDTYLIDEVTSVGDSTFKARCTALLNARTRTAGAVVVTHSMKQVRDLCQAGAVLENGKLTYYEDLEAAIAHHERNMAA; encoded by the coding sequence GTGATCCGGCTGATCGATGTCACCAAGACCTACGTGCTGAACGGGCGCCGCAAGGTGGTCGCGCAGAACCTCAACGCCACCTTCCCGTCCGGGGTCTCGGTGGCGCTGCTGGGCCGCAACGGGGCGGGCAAGTCCTCGCTCCTGCGCATGATCGGCGGGATCCAGACGCCGTCCTCGGGCGAGATCGTCTCGACGGGGTCGATCTCGTTCCCGGTGGGCTTCGCCGGCTCGTTCCACCCCGACATGACGGGCCTGCAGAACACCCGCTTCGTGGGGCGCATCTACGGCGTGGACACCGACGAGCTGTGCGACTTCGTGGAGGACTTCGCGGAGCTCGGCGACCACTTCCGCTTGCCGGTGCGCACCTACTCCTCGGGCATGAAGTCGCGCCTCGCCTTCGGGGTGTCCATGGGCATCGCCTTCGACACCTACCTGATCGACGAGGTGACCTCGGTGGGGGACTCCACGTTCAAGGCCCGCTGCACCGCGCTCCTGAACGCGCGCACCCGCACCGCGGGGGCGGTGGTGGTGACGCACTCCATGAAGCAGGTGCGCGACCTGTGCCAGGCGGGCGCGGTGCTCGAGAACGGCAAGCTGACCTACTACGAGGACCTCGAGGCCGCGATCGCCCACCACGAGCGCAACATGGCGGCCTGA
- a CDS encoding gluconokinase: MSARRIVVMGVTATGKSAVGAALAEALGARFVDGDDLHPASNRRKMAEGTPLDDADRAPWLAEVGRTLAEGGDCVVACSALKRRYRTAIDRAAGGGVRFVFLDAPRALVKERLRAREGHFMPASLIRSQFETLEPPGADEGAVRLAVDRPVAQVVQAALRGLGLQAP; this comes from the coding sequence GTGAGCGCGCGGCGGATCGTGGTGATGGGCGTCACGGCCACCGGCAAGTCGGCCGTGGGCGCGGCGCTGGCCGAGGCGCTGGGGGCGCGCTTCGTCGACGGCGACGACCTCCACCCGGCCTCGAACCGGCGGAAGATGGCGGAGGGCACGCCGCTCGACGACGCCGACCGCGCGCCGTGGCTGGCCGAGGTGGGCCGGACGCTGGCCGAGGGGGGCGACTGCGTGGTGGCCTGCTCGGCGCTGAAGCGCCGCTACCGCACCGCGATCGACCGGGCCGCCGGGGGCGGCGTGCGGTTCGTGTTCCTCGATGCCCCCCGCGCGCTGGTCAAGGAGCGGCTGCGCGCGCGCGAGGGACACTTCATGCCCGCCTCGCTGATCCGCAGCCAGTTCGAGACCCTGGAGCCGCCCGGCGCGGACGAGGGTGCGGTGCGCCTCGCCGTGGACCGCCCCGTCGCGCAGGTGGTGCAGGCGGCGCTGCGGGGGCTGGGGCTTCAGGCGCCCTAG
- a CDS encoding TRAP transporter substrate-binding protein, with the protein MTRTLLAALLALAALPATAQEVTLKMHQFLPAQANVPKLILDVWADRIEEASEGRIQVDRYPSMQLGGTPPDLIDQAIDGVADVVWTVVGYTPGRFPSTEVFELPFMVPDARAASCAYWTLFERHMADAEFADLKVLGTWVHGPGVIHAAEPVETPADLRGLKVRGGSRMVNELLEAAGATPVGMPVPAVPEALSKGVIDGTTVPWEVTTSLRIPELVEFHTEFEGPALYVLTFVLAMNKGRYEALPADLQAVIDDNSGLAFSVFAGGTQEDADAPAREVAVEMGNEIFTVTDTSEWKTLVAPIREAWTADMAERGLDGAMLIAEAEALMAGACAGGGATAAE; encoded by the coding sequence ATGACACGCACCCTCCTCGCCGCCCTCCTGGCCCTAGCCGCCCTTCCCGCCACCGCGCAGGAGGTGACGCTCAAGATGCACCAGTTCCTGCCCGCGCAGGCCAACGTGCCGAAGCTGATCCTCGACGTGTGGGCCGACCGCATCGAGGAGGCCTCCGAGGGGCGCATCCAGGTGGACCGCTACCCGTCGATGCAGCTCGGCGGCACGCCCCCCGACTTGATCGACCAGGCGATCGATGGCGTGGCCGACGTCGTCTGGACCGTGGTGGGCTACACGCCGGGCCGCTTCCCCTCCACGGAAGTGTTCGAGCTGCCCTTCATGGTGCCCGACGCGCGCGCCGCCTCCTGCGCCTACTGGACCCTGTTCGAGCGCCACATGGCCGATGCGGAGTTCGCGGACCTCAAGGTGCTGGGCACCTGGGTCCACGGGCCGGGCGTGATCCACGCCGCCGAGCCGGTCGAGACGCCCGCCGACCTGCGGGGCCTCAAGGTCCGGGGCGGCTCGCGCATGGTCAACGAGCTGCTGGAGGCCGCGGGCGCGACCCCGGTGGGCATGCCCGTGCCGGCGGTGCCCGAGGCGCTGTCGAAGGGCGTGATCGACGGCACCACGGTGCCGTGGGAGGTGACGACCTCGCTGCGCATCCCCGAGCTGGTGGAGTTCCACACCGAGTTCGAGGGCCCCGCGCTCTACGTGCTCACCTTCGTGCTGGCCATGAACAAGGGCCGCTACGAGGCGCTGCCCGCCGACCTGCAGGCCGTCATCGACGACAACTCCGGCCTCGCGTTCTCGGTCTTCGCGGGCGGCACGCAGGAGGACGCCGACGCCCCCGCGCGCGAGGTCGCGGTGGAGATGGGCAACGAGATCTTCACGGTGACCGACACCTCCGAGTGGAAGACGCTGGTGGCGCCGATCCGCGAGGCCTGGACGGCGGACATGGCCGAGCGCGGGCTGGACGGGGCGATGCTGATCGCCGAGGCCGAGGCGCTGATGGCGGGCGCGTGCGCCGGGGGCGGGGCGACGGCGGCGGAGTAG
- a CDS encoding endonuclease/exonuclease/phosphatase family protein, translated as MLLLAAPVAADTLRVATFHSGLGRRGPGLMLRDVLRGEAQAAAALDVIAHVGADVLVLGDVDWDAGGAGLDGIRAGLRARGLDYPHAVHLRPNAGRPSGLDLDGDGRLGEARDALGYGRFTGDSGLAVLSRHPLGAVADHSSVPWDAPRGLLPEGAVVPVATVAQWVVPVAGLSLVTLAAGPPVFDGPEDRNGLHNAAELALALRLAEAEALPVLAGRANVDPRDGEGRRDALAALLAHPRLRDPEPRGAGGGGAGHRGDPGLDTAAWEGPGPLRVDYVLPARGLRIVAAGVLWPPEGDPLRKTVDAAGTGRAVWVDLALPVDHAEGRE; from the coding sequence TTGCTGCTGCTGGCGGCTCCCGTCGCCGCGGACACGCTGCGCGTCGCCACGTTCCACTCCGGCCTCGGCCGCCGCGGGCCCGGCCTCATGCTGCGCGACGTCCTGCGCGGCGAGGCGCAGGCCGCTGCCGCCCTCGACGTGATCGCCCACGTCGGTGCCGACGTGCTGGTGCTGGGCGACGTGGACTGGGACGCGGGCGGGGCGGGGCTGGACGGCATCCGCGCCGGCTTGCGCGCGCGGGGGCTGGACTATCCCCACGCCGTGCACCTGCGCCCCAACGCGGGCCGCCCCTCGGGGCTCGACCTCGACGGCGACGGGCGGCTGGGTGAGGCGCGCGACGCGCTCGGCTACGGGCGGTTCACGGGCGATTCGGGGCTGGCGGTGCTGTCGCGGCATCCCCTCGGCGCGGTGGCGGACCATTCGAGCGTGCCCTGGGACGCGCCCCGCGGCCTCCTGCCCGAGGGGGCCGTGGTGCCCGTCGCCACCGTGGCGCAGTGGGTGGTGCCCGTGGCGGGCCTCAGCCTCGTGACCCTCGCCGCCGGCCCGCCCGTGTTCGACGGCCCCGAGGACCGCAACGGCCTGCACAACGCCGCAGAGCTGGCGCTGGCGCTCCGGCTGGCCGAAGCCGAGGCCCTCCCGGTGCTCGCGGGCCGCGCCAACGTCGATCCCCGCGACGGCGAGGGGCGGCGGGACGCCCTCGCGGCGCTGCTGGCGCACCCGCGCCTCCGGGACCCCGAGCCGCGCGGCGCGGGGGGCGGCGGCGCGGGACACCGAGGCGATCCGGGCCTCGACACCGCCGCGTGGGAGGGGCCGGGGCCGCTGCGCGTGGACTACGTGCTGCCCGCGCGCGGCCTGCGGATCGTGGCGGCGGGCGTGCTCTGGCCGCCCGAGGGCGACCCTCTACGCAAAACCGTGGACGCGGCCGGCACGGGGCGCGCGGTGTGGGTGGACCTCGCCCTGCCGGTTGACCACGCGGAGGGGCGGGAGTAG
- a CDS encoding CBS domain-containing protein: MADDTRSGNRLMDRPEYASKPRPLTRGPDAMIGEAVSAMSDRNYGCVIVVDADDKVIGVVTERDIMNKVVAKGLDAATTPLSAIMTPEPRLARETDDMLNWLRIMSNERFRRLPVVDGDGRIKAVFTQGDFVSYTWPELMGQMRSMLRAQAMGNFHYLLIGGGILIYVLAMFVVFAAI; this comes from the coding sequence ATGGCAGACGACACGCGCAGCGGAAACCGGCTGATGGACCGCCCCGAATACGCCAGCAAGCCGAGGCCGCTGACGCGCGGGCCGGACGCGATGATCGGCGAGGCGGTCTCGGCGATGAGCGACCGGAACTACGGCTGCGTGATCGTGGTCGACGCCGACGACAAGGTGATCGGCGTGGTGACCGAGCGCGACATCATGAACAAGGTGGTGGCCAAGGGCCTCGATGCGGCGACCACGCCGCTCAGCGCGATCATGACGCCCGAGCCGCGCCTCGCGCGCGAGACCGACGACATGCTGAACTGGCTGCGGATCATGTCGAACGAGCGCTTCCGCCGCCTGCCGGTGGTGGACGGCGACGGACGCATCAAGGCGGTGTTCACGCAGGGCGACTTCGTGAGCTACACGTGGCCCGAGCTGATGGGGCAGATGCGCTCGATGCTCCGGGCGCAGGCGATGGGCAACTTCCACTACCTGCTGATCGGCGGCGGCATCCTGATCTACGTGCTGGCGATGTTCGTGGTGTTCGCGGCCATCTGA
- a CDS encoding L-idonate 5-dehydrogenase, whose amino-acid sequence MKAVVAHAARDLRIEERPDPGPPGPGEVRVRVATGGICGSDLHYFDHGGFGQVRLREPMILGHEVAGHIEAVGEGVSIPRGMLVAVSPSRPCRDCPECLRGLPNHCAAMRFYGSAMPFPHVQGAFREVLLADEAQCAVATSLSPAEAAMAEPLAVALHAVRRAGDLVGRAVLVTGCGPIGVLAILAARRAGAGLVVATDLSEFCLDMARHAGADVALEAGDPKLAEYRAGKGTFDAAFECSGSASALGAAVAALRPRGVLVQLGLGGDMHVPMQSITAKEIDLRGSFRFGEEFAAGVGLMRRGLIDVAPLVTRSFAAADAVAAFETAGDRTRSMKTQITFG is encoded by the coding sequence ATGAAGGCCGTCGTCGCCCACGCTGCCCGCGACCTGCGCATCGAGGAGCGGCCCGACCCCGGCCCGCCCGGCCCCGGCGAGGTGCGGGTGCGCGTGGCCACGGGCGGCATCTGCGGCAGCGATCTGCACTACTTCGACCACGGCGGCTTCGGGCAGGTGCGCCTGCGCGAGCCCATGATCCTCGGCCACGAGGTGGCGGGCCACATCGAGGCGGTGGGCGAGGGGGTCTCGATCCCCCGCGGCATGCTGGTGGCCGTCTCGCCGTCGCGCCCCTGCCGCGACTGCCCCGAATGCCTGCGCGGCCTGCCCAACCACTGCGCCGCCATGCGCTTCTACGGCTCGGCCATGCCCTTCCCCCACGTGCAGGGCGCCTTCCGCGAAGTGCTCCTGGCCGACGAGGCGCAATGCGCCGTGGCGACCAGCCTCTCGCCCGCCGAGGCGGCGATGGCCGAGCCGCTGGCCGTGGCCCTCCACGCGGTGCGCCGGGCGGGCGACCTCGTGGGCCGCGCGGTGCTGGTCACGGGCTGCGGCCCCATCGGCGTCCTCGCCATCTTGGCCGCGCGGCGCGCGGGCGCAGGCCTCGTGGTGGCGACCGACCTGTCGGAGTTCTGCCTCGACATGGCCCGCCACGCGGGCGCCGACGTGGCCCTGGAGGCGGGCGACCCGAAGCTGGCCGAGTACCGCGCGGGCAAGGGGACGTTCGACGCCGCGTTCGAGTGCTCCGGCTCGGCCTCCGCGCTCGGCGCCGCCGTGGCCGCCCTGCGCCCGCGCGGCGTCTTGGTGCAGCTGGGGCTCGGCGGCGACATGCACGTGCCCATGCAGAGCATCACCGCCAAGGAGATCGACCTGCGCGGCTCGTTCCGCTTCGGCGAGGAGTTCGCCGCCGGCGTCGGGCTGATGCGCCGCGGACTGATCGACGTGGCCCCGCTGGTCACGCGCAGCTTCGCCGCCGCCGACGCCGTGGCCGCGTTCGAGACCGCCGGCGACCGCACCCGCTCCATGAAGACGCAGATCACCTTCGGCTGA
- a CDS encoding SDR family oxidoreductase: MTLALFDLSGRRALVTGSGQGIGLALAKGLAEAGARVVLNGRDRAKLERAAEGIEGAEVLPFDVTDHDAVRHAVDTFEAEHGAIDILVNNAGMQHRAPLEDFPADAFERLLQTNVASVFHVGQAVARHMIGRGRGRIVNIASVQTALARPGIAPYTATKGAVGNLTKGMATDWAPHGLQVNALAPGYFETPLNQALVDDPAFSAWLAKRTPAGRWGKVEELVGACIFLCSDAASFVNGTVLYVDGGITASL, translated from the coding sequence ATGACCCTCGCCCTGTTCGACCTCTCGGGCCGCCGCGCCCTCGTGACCGGCTCGGGGCAGGGCATCGGCCTGGCGCTCGCGAAGGGGCTGGCGGAGGCCGGCGCGCGGGTGGTGCTGAACGGGCGCGACCGGGCGAAGCTGGAGCGGGCCGCGGAGGGCATCGAGGGCGCCGAAGTGCTCCCCTTCGACGTGACCGACCACGATGCCGTGCGCCATGCGGTGGATACGTTCGAGGCCGAGCACGGGGCCATCGACATCCTGGTGAACAACGCGGGCATGCAGCACCGCGCCCCCTTGGAGGACTTCCCGGCGGACGCCTTCGAGCGCCTGCTCCAGACTAACGTGGCGAGCGTGTTCCACGTGGGCCAGGCGGTGGCGCGGCACATGATCGGGCGCGGGCGCGGGCGGATCGTCAACATCGCGAGCGTGCAGACCGCGCTCGCCCGGCCCGGCATCGCGCCCTACACGGCCACGAAGGGCGCGGTGGGCAACCTCACGAAGGGCATGGCGACGGACTGGGCGCCCCACGGGCTGCAGGTCAACGCGCTGGCGCCGGGCTACTTCGAGACGCCGCTGAACCAGGCGCTGGTGGACGACCCCGCGTTCTCGGCATGGCTGGCCAAGCGCACCCCGGCAGGCCGCTGGGGCAAGGTCGAGGAGCTGGTGGGGGCCTGCATCTTCCTGTGCTCGGATGCGGCGAGCTTCGTGAACGGCACGGTGCTCTACGTCGACGGCGGCATCACGGCGTCGCTGTGA